The following proteins come from a genomic window of Hymenobacter sp. DG25B:
- a CDS encoding sugar porter family MFS transporter, whose translation MKNSNVFFWSLVVALGGFLFGFDTAVISGAEKAIQQLWGLSTVEHGFTIAIALIGTVFGAVFGGVPSDKLGRRKTLIIIAVLYLVSALGAALTSSWVAFLVFRFLGGLGVGASSVTAPLYISEVSPAARRGRMVAMFQFNIVFGILVAYLSNYLLTGTGENDWRWMLGVQALPALAFFLLLFRVPESPRWLLGRGMVEEARAILHRIDPATANQDVNSILTANALDEAGGGESLFARQYRAPVLLAVLFAVFNQVSGINAIIYYAPRIFEMTGLGKGSALLSSAGIGLVNFLFTLLAMNFIDRFGRRKLMLIGSVGLIATLGLVSRAFYLQQFGGMMVPVLLFVYIAFFAFSQGAVIWVFISEIFPNTVRAKGQALGSSTHWVMASIIAFTFPYFAEKLGGGHTFLFFCSMMVLQLIFVWRYMPETKGTSLEQLEKTLVIH comes from the coding sequence GTGAAAAATAGCAACGTCTTTTTCTGGTCCCTGGTGGTTGCGCTGGGAGGCTTTTTATTTGGCTTTGATACCGCCGTGATTTCCGGAGCTGAGAAGGCCATTCAGCAGCTGTGGGGCCTGAGCACCGTGGAGCACGGCTTCACCATTGCCATTGCCCTGATTGGGACAGTGTTCGGGGCCGTGTTCGGGGGAGTGCCCTCTGATAAGCTGGGCCGCCGCAAAACCCTCATTATTATTGCCGTACTGTACCTGGTGTCGGCACTAGGGGCCGCCCTTACCTCCAGCTGGGTGGCCTTCCTGGTCTTTCGTTTCCTGGGTGGCCTGGGCGTAGGCGCCTCCTCCGTTACGGCTCCCCTGTACATCTCGGAGGTGTCGCCGGCCGCCCGCCGGGGCCGCATGGTGGCCATGTTCCAGTTCAATATTGTATTCGGTATTCTGGTAGCCTACCTCTCCAACTACCTGCTGACCGGCACCGGCGAAAATGACTGGCGCTGGATGCTGGGTGTGCAGGCCCTGCCGGCCCTGGCGTTTTTCCTGCTTTTGTTCCGGGTGCCGGAAAGCCCCCGCTGGCTGCTGGGCCGCGGCATGGTGGAGGAAGCCCGCGCCATTCTGCACCGCATAGACCCGGCCACGGCCAACCAGGATGTGAACAGCATTCTGACGGCCAATGCCCTGGATGAAGCCGGCGGAGGCGAGTCGCTGTTTGCCCGCCAGTACCGCGCTCCGGTGCTGCTGGCCGTGCTCTTTGCCGTGTTCAACCAGGTATCCGGCATCAACGCCATTATCTACTACGCCCCGCGCATTTTTGAAATGACGGGCTTGGGCAAGGGCTCGGCCCTGCTCTCCTCGGCGGGTATCGGGCTGGTGAATTTTCTGTTTACGCTGCTGGCCATGAACTTCATCGACCGGTTTGGCCGCCGCAAGCTCATGCTCATCGGCTCGGTTGGGCTGATAGCCACGCTGGGGCTGGTTTCCCGCGCCTTCTACCTGCAGCAGTTTGGGGGCATGATGGTACCGGTGCTGCTCTTCGTGTACATAGCCTTCTTCGCCTTTTCCCAGGGCGCCGTTATCTGGGTCTTCATCTCCGAAATCTTCCCCAACACCGTGCGGGCCAAAGGCCAAGCGCTGGGCTCTTCCACCCACTGGGTGATGGCCTCCATCATTGCTTTTACCTTCCCCTATTTCGCCGAGAAGCTGGGCGGCGGGCACACCTTCCTGTTTTTCTGCTCGATGATGGTGCTGCAGTTAATTTTTGTGTGGCGCTACATGCCGGAAACCAAAGGCACCTCCTTGGAGCAACTGGAAAAAACGCTGGTTATCCACTAA
- a CDS encoding carbohydrate kinase family protein: MSKNIVCFGEILWDVLPTGKQPGGAPFNVAVHLNQLGVSAQLITRVGDDDLGTELVEFVTSKGISPEYVQLGKTHLTGVVKANVDDANEVTYKIVHPVAWDYIQHEPALDELVEQADMLVYGSLAARSLASRETLYRLLEHARFRVFDVNMRPPHYTKEVVKYLLGKADLVKMNHHELAEIMSWFGEETDPAAAMQWLAARFDLQGVCVTCGADGALLWTNNQLYRAPGVAVEVKDTIGSGDAFLAALLKGWRAGQEPGENLRFACATGALVATHLGATPVISEADVQELRQERAAL; this comes from the coding sequence ATGTCTAAAAACATAGTCTGCTTCGGCGAAATCCTCTGGGACGTGCTGCCTACGGGCAAGCAACCCGGCGGGGCGCCGTTTAACGTAGCCGTTCACCTCAATCAACTGGGGGTGTCCGCTCAGCTCATCACCCGCGTGGGCGACGACGACCTGGGCACCGAGCTGGTGGAGTTCGTGACATCCAAAGGCATCAGCCCCGAGTATGTACAGCTTGGCAAAACCCACCTCACCGGCGTGGTAAAGGCCAATGTGGATGATGCCAACGAGGTGACCTACAAAATTGTGCACCCCGTGGCCTGGGACTACATCCAGCACGAGCCGGCCCTGGACGAGCTGGTGGAGCAGGCTGATATGCTGGTGTACGGCAGCCTGGCGGCCCGCAGCTTGGCTTCCCGCGAAACCCTCTACCGCCTGCTGGAGCACGCCCGGTTCCGGGTTTTCGACGTGAACATGCGCCCGCCGCACTACACCAAAGAAGTCGTGAAATACCTGCTGGGCAAAGCCGACCTGGTGAAGATGAACCACCACGAGCTGGCGGAAATCATGAGCTGGTTTGGCGAGGAAACCGACCCCGCCGCCGCCATGCAGTGGCTCGCCGCCCGATTTGACCTGCAGGGTGTGTGCGTCACCTGCGGCGCCGACGGCGCCCTGCTCTGGACCAACAACCAACTATACCGCGCCCCCGGCGTTGCCGTGGAAGTAAAAGATACCATTGGTAGTGGGGATGCCTTTCTAGCAGCCCTGCTGAAAGGCTGGCGGGCGGGCCAGGAACCCGGCGAGAACCTGCGGTTTGCCTGCGCTACCGGCGCGCTGGTGGCTACCCACTTGGGGGCTACGCCGGTCATCAGTGAAGCTGATGTGCAGGAGTTGCGGCAGGAGCGCGCGGCGCTCTGA
- a CDS encoding glycoside hydrolase family 32 protein, producing the protein MKNSLLLALFLAFTVQLSQAQTPAAKPAIPPATPQFRPAYHFSPAKMWMNDPNGMVYYKGTYHLFFQHYPDGMEWGPMHWGHATSPDLVHWQEQPIALFPDKLGWIFSGSAVVDENNTSGFGKNGQVPMVAIFTHHNAEEEKKKTDKHQYQSLAYSLDEGKTWTKYEGNPVLSNPGIPDFRDPKVSWHAPSKKWIMTLATKDRITFFSSPNLKEWTKESEFGEKLGAHGGVWECPDLFPLTLDGKTRWVLLVSINPGGPNSGSATQYFMGQFDGRTFTPADTKTKWVDYGKDDYAGVTYANTGARRIFQGWMSNWEYANQVPTSPWRNAMTVPRELALRQVGKDVWLTSQPVKEVSQALQAGSVRLQKLAVLKELDLSSRLPNLGDKFQLKLSTKLLKDFSLVLSNSRGEELVIGFDQQANAYYIDRSKSGMVAFSDKFPGRHAGPRRAVTPGGDLTLLFDATSVELFADSGLTVLTELYFPHEPLTKLKIKSSAGVLIQELNYARLAPDVK; encoded by the coding sequence ATGAAAAACAGCCTCCTGCTAGCCCTGTTCCTGGCTTTTACAGTTCAGTTAAGCCAGGCCCAGACTCCGGCTGCCAAGCCGGCCATACCCCCGGCTACGCCCCAGTTCCGCCCGGCCTACCACTTCAGCCCGGCCAAAATGTGGATGAACGACCCCAATGGCATGGTGTACTATAAGGGCACCTATCATCTGTTCTTCCAGCACTACCCCGATGGCATGGAGTGGGGACCCATGCACTGGGGCCACGCCACCAGCCCGGACTTGGTGCATTGGCAGGAGCAGCCCATTGCCTTGTTCCCCGATAAGTTGGGCTGGATTTTCTCGGGCAGCGCCGTCGTGGATGAAAATAACACCTCCGGCTTCGGCAAAAACGGGCAGGTACCTATGGTGGCTATCTTCACCCACCACAACGCCGAGGAGGAAAAAAAGAAAACCGACAAGCACCAGTACCAGAGCCTGGCTTACAGCCTAGACGAGGGCAAAACCTGGACCAAGTACGAGGGCAACCCGGTACTCAGCAACCCCGGCATTCCCGACTTCCGCGACCCGAAAGTAAGCTGGCATGCCCCCAGCAAAAAGTGGATAATGACGCTGGCCACCAAGGACCGCATCACCTTCTTCTCCTCCCCCAACCTGAAGGAGTGGACCAAGGAAAGCGAGTTTGGCGAAAAGCTGGGCGCCCACGGTGGGGTGTGGGAGTGCCCCGATCTGTTCCCTCTCACGCTGGATGGCAAAACCCGCTGGGTGCTGCTGGTGAGCATCAATCCCGGCGGCCCCAACAGCGGCTCGGCCACCCAGTACTTTATGGGGCAGTTTGATGGCCGGACGTTCACGCCCGCCGACACCAAGACCAAATGGGTGGATTACGGCAAGGACGATTACGCCGGCGTGACTTACGCTAACACTGGCGCGCGGCGCATTTTCCAGGGCTGGATGAGCAACTGGGAGTATGCCAACCAGGTCCCTACTTCTCCCTGGCGCAACGCCATGACGGTACCCCGGGAGCTGGCCCTGCGCCAGGTAGGTAAGGACGTATGGCTTACCTCGCAGCCCGTAAAGGAAGTAAGCCAGGCGCTGCAGGCCGGCAGCGTAAGGCTGCAAAAGCTGGCCGTGCTGAAGGAGCTGGACCTGAGCAGCCGGCTGCCCAACCTGGGCGACAAGTTTCAGCTCAAGCTCAGCACTAAGTTGCTGAAGGACTTTTCCCTGGTCCTTTCTAATAGCCGGGGTGAGGAGCTGGTTATTGGGTTTGATCAGCAGGCCAATGCCTACTACATAGACCGCAGCAAGTCCGGCATGGTCGCTTTCAGCGACAAGTTTCCGGGCCGTCACGCCGGGCCCCGGCGGGCGGTAACCCCCGGGGGTGATCTGACGCTGTTGTTTGATGCAACGTCCGTTGAGCTCTTTGCTGATAGTGGCCTGACTGTGTTAACCGAGCTCTACTTCCCCCATGAGCCGCTCACCAAACTCAAAATCAAGTCAAGTGCAGGCGTACTTATTCAGGAGCTAAACTATGCTCGCTTGGCCCCCGATGTTAAATAG
- a CDS encoding XRE family transcriptional regulator — MSYVGKNIRKIRTVKKLSQAAFAELFGLARPSVGAYEEGRSEPKMETLIQIAHYFGLSVDLLLTKELTVNELYHFDIFQQHGATETAAPEQSTALADLQSAVTPFVPADRLLEYIVQHHKASFLDTLPQLTFPHKLGPTTRAFEIVGAEMQHQQQGLRHQDVVLCRRVDLVEPTLRVHRVYAFLTQSRLLVRRLAERLPNNTVRLRADNPDYGAEEFVLDQALEIWEVRGVFTMHLRPPSTIEARIARLESQIEELLARLG; from the coding sequence ATGTCTTACGTCGGAAAGAACATTCGCAAGATCAGAACGGTCAAGAAGCTGAGCCAGGCCGCTTTTGCGGAGCTTTTTGGTCTGGCCCGGCCCAGCGTGGGTGCCTACGAAGAAGGCCGCTCCGAGCCAAAAATGGAGACGCTTATTCAGATTGCTCATTATTTTGGCTTGTCGGTAGATCTGCTACTAACGAAAGAACTTACCGTAAATGAGCTCTACCACTTCGATATATTCCAGCAGCACGGCGCCACCGAAACCGCCGCGCCGGAGCAAAGTACAGCCCTGGCCGACCTGCAGAGCGCAGTTACACCCTTTGTGCCCGCTGACCGCCTGCTGGAATACATTGTGCAGCATCACAAGGCTTCCTTTCTTGATACCTTGCCCCAACTGACCTTTCCACATAAGCTGGGCCCCACTACCCGGGCGTTTGAAATTGTGGGTGCCGAAATGCAGCACCAGCAGCAGGGTCTTCGCCACCAGGACGTGGTGCTCTGCCGCCGTGTAGATCTGGTGGAGCCTACGTTGCGGGTGCATAGGGTCTACGCCTTCCTTACCCAAAGCCGCCTGTTAGTTCGTCGCTTAGCGGAGCGTTTGCCTAACAATACCGTGCGCCTGCGCGCCGACAACCCGGATTATGGCGCAGAAGAGTTTGTCCTTGACCAGGCCCTGGAAATATGGGAGGTGAGAGGGGTTTTCACGATGCACTTGCGGCCGCCCTCAACGATAGAGGCGCGGATAGCTCGCTTAGAGAGCCAGATTGAAGAGCTTCTGGCTCGCTTGGGATAG
- a CDS encoding molecular chaperone Tir — protein sequence MANHYFPKIQNYLLELGFDIRHVDAAANLMVVSKPELGIEHLVLGCGEPLLIMEQYLLDLPEPNCEIYQQLLQKNRDIIHGAFVLDETGRKVIFRDTLQLEHLNRPELEAVFNSLALLLSEFSDELIAFSKTPTA from the coding sequence ATGGCCAACCACTACTTCCCGAAAATTCAGAACTACCTGCTGGAGCTGGGCTTCGATATCCGGCACGTGGATGCAGCCGCCAACCTGATGGTGGTCAGCAAGCCCGAGCTGGGTATTGAGCACCTGGTGCTGGGCTGCGGGGAGCCGCTCCTTATTATGGAGCAATACCTGCTGGATCTGCCCGAGCCTAACTGTGAGATCTACCAGCAGTTGCTGCAGAAAAACCGCGACATCATTCACGGAGCCTTTGTGCTGGATGAAACCGGCCGCAAGGTCATCTTCCGCGATACGCTCCAGCTGGAGCACCTCAACCGGCCCGAACTGGAGGCCGTCTTTAACTCCCTGGCTTTGTTGCTCAGCGAGTTCAGCGACGAGCTGATTGCGTTTTCTAAAACCCCAACCGCCTAA
- a CDS encoding PspA/IM30 family protein, whose product MNLFNRIFKIGQAEAHSAVNQLEDPIKMTEQGLRDLRQDLDKALHALAEVKALTIRSRNDAETERSRALDYENKAVLLLQKAHRQELEPAEADRLATEALLKKNQHETQSSRAAQDQEKFETSAQQLSQNVQQLKQTISQWDNELKTLKARVTVSTATKTINQQLAQLDASGTVTLLERMKEKVATEEALAESYGQIALESRTLDQEIDKALHLHGAGQVCEDLKALKSKLGLE is encoded by the coding sequence ATGAACCTATTCAACCGCATCTTCAAAATCGGCCAGGCCGAAGCTCACTCTGCCGTCAATCAGCTGGAGGACCCCATTAAAATGACCGAGCAGGGCCTGCGCGACCTACGCCAGGACCTGGACAAGGCCTTGCACGCCCTGGCCGAGGTGAAAGCTCTGACTATCCGCTCCCGCAACGACGCCGAAACCGAGCGTAGCCGCGCCCTGGACTACGAAAACAAGGCCGTGCTGCTGCTGCAGAAAGCGCACCGGCAGGAGCTGGAGCCCGCTGAGGCTGACCGCCTGGCCACCGAGGCCCTGCTGAAAAAAAACCAGCACGAAACCCAGTCCTCCCGGGCCGCCCAGGACCAGGAGAAGTTTGAGACTTCGGCCCAGCAGCTTAGCCAAAACGTGCAGCAGCTCAAGCAAACCATCAGCCAGTGGGACAATGAGCTCAAGACCCTGAAAGCCCGGGTGACGGTGAGCACCGCTACCAAAACCATCAATCAGCAGCTGGCCCAGCTGGATGCTTCCGGCACGGTTACCCTGCTGGAGCGCATGAAGGAAAAAGTGGCCACGGAAGAAGCCTTGGCCGAATCCTATGGGCAGATTGCCCTGGAAAGCCGCACTCTGGATCAGGAAATCGACAAGGCCCTGCACCTGCACGGCGCCGGCCAGGTATGCGAGGACCTCAAAGCGCTTAAATCCAAACTAGGGCTGGAATAA
- a CDS encoding DUF1449 family protein, with protein sequence MTELLHAAVSPPNIGPTAVLVFVLLYWMTVILGLIDFKTLDLDTDHEVHTGHHADGTSGTGVDWLNNALVFFNLGRVPLMVFLSLVALPLWVGSILLNHYLGNASLLLGLLFLVPLLFGSLLMAKVLTTPFVHLFAAMEKNQDAGGQPLGKVCTVLLPTSREQMGQASVRLLNGSPLVLNVRAASSTAPLRKGDAALVIDYDAVRRCYLIEPYETI encoded by the coding sequence ATGACTGAACTTCTCCACGCCGCTGTTTCCCCGCCCAATATCGGCCCCACGGCCGTGCTGGTGTTTGTGCTGCTGTACTGGATGACCGTTATCCTGGGGCTTATCGATTTCAAGACCCTGGACCTGGACACCGACCACGAGGTGCACACCGGGCACCACGCGGACGGCACCTCCGGCACGGGGGTGGACTGGCTGAACAACGCCCTGGTGTTTTTTAACCTGGGCCGGGTGCCGCTGATGGTGTTCCTCAGCCTGGTGGCACTCCCGCTCTGGGTGGGCAGCATCCTGCTCAACCACTACCTGGGCAATGCCTCCCTGCTACTGGGCCTGCTCTTCCTGGTGCCGCTGCTTTTCGGTAGCCTGCTGATGGCCAAAGTGTTAACCACGCCCTTTGTGCACCTGTTTGCGGCCATGGAGAAAAACCAGGATGCCGGCGGCCAGCCCCTGGGCAAAGTATGCACGGTGCTGCTGCCTACCAGCCGGGAGCAGATGGGCCAGGCCAGTGTACGCCTGCTGAACGGCTCCCCGCTGGTGCTGAACGTGCGAGCCGCCTCGTCCACCGCCCCGCTGCGGAAGGGCGACGCCGCCCTGGTGATTGATTATGACGCCGTGCGGCGTTGCTACCTGATTGAACCCTACGAGACTATTTAA